Proteins from a single region of Esox lucius isolate fEsoLuc1 chromosome 13, fEsoLuc1.pri, whole genome shotgun sequence:
- the ascc2 gene encoding activating signal cointegrator 1 complex subunit 2 isoform X1 — MACAMVPLDEQQVTEAAGPMGKERTLPALHPDRKEERCFVPYKPPPEDSSPAEVEEFLEHGRFITEDLDWLLNLPHDKFWCQVVFDESLQNCLDSYLRHAPRGLDPSSLPSSPAMAEMQRSIHRAVFMTFLRMATHKESKESFITPSVFGEIIYNNFLFDIPKILDLCVLFGKGNSQLLHKMIENIFTQQPCYYGDLDETVPSILQVMDTILAKCGLQCEGAPATEPLKLNSHGRPSAMTMSQQDLVDLVLYLCDSCTTIQAFLDIFPAACSTFHCHSFLNRLASFYEAAVPDLEKAVRKRNFDDKSLQEDLWNRVCHSRRRMVETAHLMLQHTCLQPILEGSENIQMFVEELLQHFTSFLPEKRFLADYDEQFPVADDVSLLQQAFPLIDETRTSYLLQGVADAWDSVGRRRPQARPQQTPSPEGLAIPGAEGGAGAWGGEMGVREPGEGGESPRGAEAARDMPHKGDNSTFHGSNQGYVVQGAACTISAGELESLLSHIRDLLPDLGEGFLLACLKQYNYNSELVINYILEDRLHPDLDKLDRAMPRPTKEELPPVLSTRSNVFDDDEFDVFNRDQVDMTRVWKGRRKGESTRELLDNKQHIAELKERYMAYETVVDEVVVTPGEPGATYDLDDYDDEYDDTYDINQVGANDLDGDTDLLNRRPFTIPQVLRQGGKPTVLEEEEGEDEEEDEKDSAVKRDQFVQDPALLRERAEARRAAMQHRKGYRPEPARERDVVGKPKGQGQTTETLLDRRKKEAHKSRGANHNRRAMSDRKRNKGMIPS, encoded by the exons ATGGCGTGTGCCATGGTACCGCTTGATGAGCAACAAGTCACAGAGGCTGCTGGGCCCATGGGAAAGGAGCGCACCCTGCCAGCCTTG CATCCAGATAGGAAGGAGGAGCGTTGTTTTGTGCCTTATAAGCCCCCTCCTGAGGACAGCTCCCCGGCCGAGGTGGAGGAGTTCTTGGAGCATGGCAGGTTCATTACTGAGGACCTGGACTGGCTGCTAAACCTACCGCACGACAAGTTCTGGTGCCAA GTGGTTTTTGATGAGTCGTTACAGAACTGTCTGGATTCATACCTACGCCACGCCCCTCGGGGATTGGACCCTTCTTCCCTGCCCTCTTCTCCAGCGATGGCAGAAATGCAGCGCAGCATCCACAGAGCAGTCTTCATGACCTTCCTCAGGATGGCCACACACAAGGAGTCCAAG GAGAGCTTTATAACTCCGTCGGTTTTTGGAGAGATCATCTACAACAACTTCCTGTTCGACATTCCCAAGATCCTGGATCTCTGCGTTTTGTTTGGGAAAGGAAATTCTCAGCTGCTCCATAAGATGATCG aaaatatttttacccAGCAGCCGTGTTACTATGGAGACCTGGATGAGACAGTGCCCTCGATTCTGCAG GTGATGGACACTATCCTTGCTAAGTGCGGTCTCCAGTGTGAAGGAGCCCCAGCCACTGAGCCCCTGAAGCTCAACTCACACGGGCGACCCAGCGCCATGACCATGAGTCAGCAA GACCTTGTGGACCTGGTTCTGTATCTGTGTGACAGCTGCACCACCATCCAGGCCTTCCTGGACATCTTCCCTGCTGCCTGCTCCACTTTCCACTGTCACAGCTTCCTCAATAG ACTAGCCTCATTCTATGAGGCGGCTGTGCCTGACTTGGAGAAGGCCGTGAGGAAGAGAAACTTTGATGACAAGAG TCTGCAGGAGGACCTGTGGAATAGGGTGTGTCACTCTCGGAGAAGGATGGTGGAGACGGCTCACCTGATGCTACAACACACGTGTTTACAGCCCATACTGGAAGG CTCTGAGAACATTCAGATGTTTGTGGAGGAACTTCTGCAGCACTTTACTTCTTTCTTACCGGAGAAGAG gttCCTAGCGGACTATGATGAGCAATTCCCTGTTGCTGACGACGTTAGTCTTCTACAGCAGGCTTTCCCTCTAAT AGACGAGACCAGGACCTCCTATCTGCTCCAAGGGGTGGCCGATGCCTGGGACAGTGTAGGCCGCAGGCGGCCCCAGGCCAGGCCCCAGCAGACACCCTCCCCCGAGGGCCTGGCTATCCCGGGGGCGGAGGGTGGAGCTGGGGCCTGGGGTGGAGAGATGGGCGTCAGAGAGCCGGGAGAAGGGGGGGAGAGCCCCAGAGGAGCAGAGGCAGCGCGGGATATGCCCCATAAAGGAGACAAT AGCACGTTTCATGGGTCTAATCAGGGATATGTTGTCCAGGGCGCTGCGTGTACGATAAGTGCTGGGGAGCTGGAGTCTCTGTTAAGCCACATCAGAGACCTCCTGCCTGACCTTGGTGAAGGCTTCCTGCTGGCCTGTCTCAAACAGTACAACTACAACTCTGAACTGGTCATCAATTACATCCTCGAGGACAGACTCCATCCAGACCTGGACAAACTGGACAGAGCCATGCCCAG GCCCACAAAGGAGGAGCTGCCCCCTGTCCTCAGCACCAGGTCCAACGTATTTGATGACGACGAGTTTGACGTCTTCAACAGAGACCAAGTAGACATGACCCGTGTCTGGAAGGGTCGGAG GAAAGGAGAGAGTACCCGGGAGCTGCTGGATAACAAGCAGCACATAGCCGAGCTGAAAGAGCGCTACATGGCCTACGAGACTGTGGTGGACGAGGTGGTCGTGACCCCGGGAGAACCCGGCGCCACCTACGACCTGGACGACTATGACGACGAGTACGATGACACGTACGATATCAACCAAGTGGGAGCCAACGACCTCGACGGAGACACCGACCTGCTCAACCGCAG GCCGTTCACAATCCCTCAGGTCCTGCGACAAGGAGGTAAACCGACGGtcctggaggaagaggaaggagaggacgaggaagaggatgaAAAG gaCAGTGCTGTCAAGAGAGATCAGTTTGTTCAGGACCCAGCCTTGCTGAGAGAGCGGGCAGAGGCCAGGAGAGCTGCCATGCAACACAGGAAGGG
- the ascc2 gene encoding activating signal cointegrator 1 complex subunit 2 isoform X2: MACAMVPLDEQQVTEAAGPMGKERTLPALHPDRKEERCFVPYKPPPEDSSPAEVEEFLEHGRFITEDLDWLLNLPHDKFWCQVVFDESLQNCLDSYLRHAPRGLDPSSLPSSPAMAEMQRSIHRAVFMTFLRMATHKESKESFITPSVFGEIIYNNFLFDIPKILDLCVLFGKGNSQLLHKMIENIFTQQPCYYGDLDETVPSILQVMDTILAKCGLQCEGAPATEPLKLNSHGRPSAMTMSQQDLVDLVLYLCDSCTTIQAFLDIFPAACSTFHCHSFLNRLASFYEAAVPDLEKAVRKRNFDDKSLQEDLWNRVCHSRRRMVETAHLMLQHTCLQPILEGSENIQMFVEELLQHFTSFLPEKRFLADYDEQFPVADDVSLLQQAFPLIDETRTSYLLQGVADAWDSVGRRRPQARPQQTPSPEGLAIPGAEGGAGAWGGEMGVREPGEGGESPRGAEAARDMPHKGDNGAACTISAGELESLLSHIRDLLPDLGEGFLLACLKQYNYNSELVINYILEDRLHPDLDKLDRAMPRPTKEELPPVLSTRSNVFDDDEFDVFNRDQVDMTRVWKGRRKGESTRELLDNKQHIAELKERYMAYETVVDEVVVTPGEPGATYDLDDYDDEYDDTYDINQVGANDLDGDTDLLNRRPFTIPQVLRQGGKPTVLEEEEGEDEEEDEKDSAVKRDQFVQDPALLRERAEARRAAMQHRKGYRPEPARERDVVGKPKGQGQTTETLLDRRKKEAHKSRGANHNRRAMSDRKRNKGMIPS, encoded by the exons ATGGCGTGTGCCATGGTACCGCTTGATGAGCAACAAGTCACAGAGGCTGCTGGGCCCATGGGAAAGGAGCGCACCCTGCCAGCCTTG CATCCAGATAGGAAGGAGGAGCGTTGTTTTGTGCCTTATAAGCCCCCTCCTGAGGACAGCTCCCCGGCCGAGGTGGAGGAGTTCTTGGAGCATGGCAGGTTCATTACTGAGGACCTGGACTGGCTGCTAAACCTACCGCACGACAAGTTCTGGTGCCAA GTGGTTTTTGATGAGTCGTTACAGAACTGTCTGGATTCATACCTACGCCACGCCCCTCGGGGATTGGACCCTTCTTCCCTGCCCTCTTCTCCAGCGATGGCAGAAATGCAGCGCAGCATCCACAGAGCAGTCTTCATGACCTTCCTCAGGATGGCCACACACAAGGAGTCCAAG GAGAGCTTTATAACTCCGTCGGTTTTTGGAGAGATCATCTACAACAACTTCCTGTTCGACATTCCCAAGATCCTGGATCTCTGCGTTTTGTTTGGGAAAGGAAATTCTCAGCTGCTCCATAAGATGATCG aaaatatttttacccAGCAGCCGTGTTACTATGGAGACCTGGATGAGACAGTGCCCTCGATTCTGCAG GTGATGGACACTATCCTTGCTAAGTGCGGTCTCCAGTGTGAAGGAGCCCCAGCCACTGAGCCCCTGAAGCTCAACTCACACGGGCGACCCAGCGCCATGACCATGAGTCAGCAA GACCTTGTGGACCTGGTTCTGTATCTGTGTGACAGCTGCACCACCATCCAGGCCTTCCTGGACATCTTCCCTGCTGCCTGCTCCACTTTCCACTGTCACAGCTTCCTCAATAG ACTAGCCTCATTCTATGAGGCGGCTGTGCCTGACTTGGAGAAGGCCGTGAGGAAGAGAAACTTTGATGACAAGAG TCTGCAGGAGGACCTGTGGAATAGGGTGTGTCACTCTCGGAGAAGGATGGTGGAGACGGCTCACCTGATGCTACAACACACGTGTTTACAGCCCATACTGGAAGG CTCTGAGAACATTCAGATGTTTGTGGAGGAACTTCTGCAGCACTTTACTTCTTTCTTACCGGAGAAGAG gttCCTAGCGGACTATGATGAGCAATTCCCTGTTGCTGACGACGTTAGTCTTCTACAGCAGGCTTTCCCTCTAAT AGACGAGACCAGGACCTCCTATCTGCTCCAAGGGGTGGCCGATGCCTGGGACAGTGTAGGCCGCAGGCGGCCCCAGGCCAGGCCCCAGCAGACACCCTCCCCCGAGGGCCTGGCTATCCCGGGGGCGGAGGGTGGAGCTGGGGCCTGGGGTGGAGAGATGGGCGTCAGAGAGCCGGGAGAAGGGGGGGAGAGCCCCAGAGGAGCAGAGGCAGCGCGGGATATGCCCCATAAAGGAGACAAT GGCGCTGCGTGTACGATAAGTGCTGGGGAGCTGGAGTCTCTGTTAAGCCACATCAGAGACCTCCTGCCTGACCTTGGTGAAGGCTTCCTGCTGGCCTGTCTCAAACAGTACAACTACAACTCTGAACTGGTCATCAATTACATCCTCGAGGACAGACTCCATCCAGACCTGGACAAACTGGACAGAGCCATGCCCAG GCCCACAAAGGAGGAGCTGCCCCCTGTCCTCAGCACCAGGTCCAACGTATTTGATGACGACGAGTTTGACGTCTTCAACAGAGACCAAGTAGACATGACCCGTGTCTGGAAGGGTCGGAG GAAAGGAGAGAGTACCCGGGAGCTGCTGGATAACAAGCAGCACATAGCCGAGCTGAAAGAGCGCTACATGGCCTACGAGACTGTGGTGGACGAGGTGGTCGTGACCCCGGGAGAACCCGGCGCCACCTACGACCTGGACGACTATGACGACGAGTACGATGACACGTACGATATCAACCAAGTGGGAGCCAACGACCTCGACGGAGACACCGACCTGCTCAACCGCAG GCCGTTCACAATCCCTCAGGTCCTGCGACAAGGAGGTAAACCGACGGtcctggaggaagaggaaggagaggacgaggaagaggatgaAAAG gaCAGTGCTGTCAAGAGAGATCAGTTTGTTCAGGACCCAGCCTTGCTGAGAGAGCGGGCAGAGGCCAGGAGAGCTGCCATGCAACACAGGAAGGG